The Sandaracinus amylolyticus genomic interval ACCTCGACGACCGCGAGGTCCCACTGCTCGATGCGGATCGGTGTGTCCGACGCGAGCCGCGTGCGCGACCGTCGGCGGGAGAGCGCCCAGCCCGCGAGCACCGCGCCCGCCGCGGCCGTCGCGAGGACGAGCACGACGTTCTCGCGGGCGACGGCGCGCAGGTGGGCCGCCTGCTCGGGAGGGAACGGGCGCGGCCGCCGGGTCGAGGCCTGGGCGCTCGCCGTCGTCGCGAGCGCGGCGAGGACGGCGAGCGCGAGCGCGAGCCCGTGAAGCCACCCCGCGCCCGACATGGATCGTCTCCGGAGCATCTCGGCGATCACGCTCCGTCATACGCCTGCTGCGCGACGTGCGCCCTCGCGCGGACGCGATCAGACGTGCAGCTCGCGGAGCGTCCCGCGCACGTCGATCGTGCTTCCGTCGCCGCGCGTCACCTCGCGCATGCCGAAGTGATCGTCGTCCCAGCCGAAGCTGCGCAGCAACGTCACGAAGAGCTGCGAGAGCGCCGGGCCGTGCGAGAGCGGTCGCCCGGCCCAGTCCATCGCGGCGCGGACGTCGCGCGCGTAGCGCACGTACCGGCCGGTGCGGAAGAAGTCGGTGCCGCCCGCGATCAGCGTGCACGCGTCGACGTGCTGGTGCGTCGGGGAGCCCAGCTCGGTCAGCCACACGACCGTCGTGTGATCGAGCATCGTCCCCGATCCCTCGGGCACCGCGTCGAGCATCTCCAGCAGCGCGAGGAAGCGCTGCGAATAGAAGATGCCGTAGTCGATCATCGCTCGCTCCGACACGGGATCGAAGGGCTCGCTGCCGTCGTCGACCGAGCTGTGCGCGAAGCGCCCGTGCACGTCGGAGCTCGCGGGATACCCGAATTCCGTGGGCTCGAGGATCGGCGGGACGATCGTGACGACCCGCGTGAGATCACACGAGAGCGCCAGGGTCGCGAGGCGCGAGTACTGGTCGATCACGTGGCCCGTCGACTCGAAGACGGGATCGCAGCGCGTCGGCACCGCGATGCCGAGCGCGCGCTCGAGATCGCGCACCATGTCGCGGTGCTGCTCGAGCTTGCGCGCGCCCTCGAGCCCCATGCGCGTGCGCATGAACTCGTGCTCGCGCGCGACCGCGTCGAGCACGCTCCCGCGCAGCGCGCGGATGCGCTCGTCGCGCGTCGCGGGCGTGTCGCTCGCGGGCGGGACGTAGAGCCCGAGCAGGTCCGCGTACGCGCGCTCGGGATCGTCGACGCGCGGCGCGGCGTGGCCCGCGCCGAGGAACGAGTAGGGCATCCAGTGGTTCGCGCCCCAGACGCACGCGTCGAAGCGCCCCGGCTGCGAGACGCGCGCGCCGATCTCCTGATCGATCGAGCGCCCGCCGCCGA includes:
- a CDS encoding DUF1552 domain-containing protein, which encodes MTTILDRRRFLRAMGLSALASAGASTALGRSIVHAGDDDAPPRRVVFFCTGHAHVWNGWHVALPGLPTDRTVERSLLELSRDELSPVLRPFHAMRDRVLPIEGIAHTSVLGDLAALAGQTGIDANHHNVAMAHLLTAQIAQQRGPGAICIGGGRSIDQEIGARVSQPGRFDACVWGANHWMPYSFLGAGHAAPRVDDPERAYADLLGLYVPPASDTPATRDERIRALRGSVLDAVAREHEFMRTRMGLEGARKLEQHRDMVRDLERALGIAVPTRCDPVFESTGHVIDQYSRLATLALSCDLTRVVTIVPPILEPTEFGYPASSDVHGRFAHSSVDDGSEPFDPVSERAMIDYGIFYSQRFLALLEMLDAVPEGSGTMLDHTTVVWLTELGSPTHQHVDACTLIAGGTDFFRTGRYVRYARDVRAAMDWAGRPLSHGPALSQLFVTLLRSFGWDDDHFGMREVTRGDGSTIDVRGTLRELHV